In one Zobellia galactanivorans genomic region, the following are encoded:
- a CDS encoding polyprenyl synthetase family protein, with product MKIVAQIKEPVNQEMELFETKFREAMSSKVALLNRITYYIVNRKGKQMRPMFVFLTAKMLNNGVVNERTYRGASVIELIHTATLVHDDVVDESNKRRGFFSINALWKNKIAVLVGDYLLSKGLLLSIDNEDFDLLKIISVAVREMSEGELLQIEKARRLDITEEVYYNIIRQKTATLIAACCSLGACSVQPDSPDVETFRRFGELCGMAFQIKDDLFDYGEDKIGKPTGIDIKEQKMTLPLIYTLNTCSKAEKKWLINSVKNHNKDKKRVKEVIAFVKNNGGLDYAVQRMLFFKEEALKILASYPPSSYRDSLELMVNYVVDRKK from the coding sequence TTGAAAATAGTAGCGCAAATAAAAGAGCCAGTAAACCAAGAGATGGAGCTTTTTGAGACGAAGTTCCGCGAGGCCATGTCTTCTAAAGTGGCGCTGCTGAACCGTATTACCTATTACATCGTTAATCGTAAGGGAAAGCAAATGCGGCCTATGTTCGTATTTCTTACCGCCAAGATGCTCAATAATGGAGTGGTAAACGAACGTACCTACCGTGGGGCATCGGTAATCGAATTGATACATACCGCCACATTGGTCCACGACGACGTGGTTGATGAAAGTAATAAGCGCAGGGGTTTCTTCTCGATAAACGCCCTATGGAAGAATAAGATTGCCGTATTGGTCGGTGACTATCTTCTATCAAAGGGCTTGTTGCTCTCCATAGATAACGAAGATTTTGATCTCTTAAAAATTATTTCGGTAGCTGTACGTGAAATGAGCGAGGGTGAACTATTGCAAATAGAAAAAGCGCGTCGCCTAGATATTACCGAAGAGGTGTATTACAATATTATCAGACAGAAAACGGCGACCCTGATTGCGGCTTGTTGTAGTTTGGGGGCTTGTTCCGTACAGCCGGATTCACCTGATGTAGAGACCTTCCGTAGGTTCGGGGAGCTTTGTGGTATGGCCTTTCAAATAAAGGACGACCTTTTTGATTATGGGGAGGACAAGATAGGAAAGCCTACAGGGATCGATATCAAGGAGCAAAAAATGACCCTGCCACTGATCTATACGCTTAACACTTGTTCTAAGGCCGAAAAAAAATGGCTGATCAATTCCGTAAAGAACCACAACAAAGATAAGAAGCGGGTCAAGGAGGTGATTGCCTTCGTGAAAAATAATGGGGGATTGGATTACGCCGTACAACGAATGCTTTTCTTTAAGGAGGAGGCCTTGAAAATCCTTGCCAGCTATCCGCCGTCAAGCTATAGGGATTCCCTTGAGTTGATGGTCAACTACGTTGTCGACCGGAAAAAGTAG
- the rlmN gene encoding 23S rRNA (adenine(2503)-C(2))-methyltransferase RlmN: protein MKAQKKDIRALTKEQLRNFFVSQGDKAFRGNQVYEWLWQKAAHSFEGMTNISKETRDMLEANFVINHIKVDQMQRSNDGTIKNAVILHDDLVVESVLIPTKTRTTACVSSQVGCSLDCRFCATARLKRMRNLNPDEIYDQVVAIDNESRLYFDRPLSNIVFMGMGEPLMNYNNVLKAIDKITSPEGLGMSPKRITVSTSGVPKMIRKMADDEVKFKLAVSLHSAIDDIRTSIMPFNATFTLADLREALEYWYAKTKSRITYEYVVWQGINDSQTDVDALVDFCRFAPSKVNLIEYNPIDDGEFQQASNSAIDMYVNTLERNGIVVTVRRSRGKDIDAACGQLANKQ from the coding sequence GTGAAGGCACAAAAAAAAGACATACGGGCATTGACCAAAGAGCAATTGCGAAATTTCTTTGTCTCACAAGGAGATAAGGCTTTTCGGGGCAATCAGGTCTACGAGTGGCTATGGCAAAAGGCGGCCCACTCCTTTGAGGGTATGACCAATATTTCAAAGGAAACCAGGGATATGCTCGAGGCCAATTTTGTAATCAACCATATAAAGGTAGACCAAATGCAGCGTAGCAATGACGGTACGATCAAGAATGCCGTCATTTTGCACGATGATTTGGTGGTTGAATCGGTGCTTATTCCCACAAAGACCAGAACTACGGCCTGTGTTTCGAGTCAAGTAGGATGTAGTCTCGATTGCCGGTTTTGCGCTACGGCCCGTTTAAAGCGGATGCGAAACCTCAATCCTGATGAGATTTATGATCAGGTGGTGGCAATCGATAATGAGAGTCGCCTGTATTTCGATAGACCTTTGAGCAATATTGTTTTTATGGGTATGGGAGAGCCGCTCATGAATTACAATAATGTATTGAAGGCCATAGATAAGATTACTTCCCCAGAAGGTCTGGGTATGTCGCCAAAGCGTATTACGGTCTCCACTTCAGGTGTGCCGAAGATGATACGAAAAATGGCCGATGATGAGGTGAAGTTTAAATTGGCGGTATCGTTGCACTCCGCTATTGATGATATCCGTACCTCTATAATGCCCTTTAACGCTACCTTTACTTTGGCCGACCTTCGAGAGGCCTTGGAGTATTGGTATGCAAAGACGAAAAGTAGAATAACCTACGAATATGTCGTATGGCAAGGTATAAACGATTCGCAGACCGATGTCGATGCCTTGGTTGATTTCTGCAGGTTTGCCCCTTCAAAGGTGAACCTTATTGAGTATAACCCCATAGATGACGGCGAATTTCAACAGGCTTCGAACAGTGCCATAGACATGTACGTGAATACCTTGGAAAGAAACGGTATAGTAGTTACGGTGAGAAGGTCGCGGGGCAAGGATATCGATGCCGCCTGTGGTCAGTTGGCTAATAAACAATAG
- the queA gene encoding tRNA preQ1(34) S-adenosylmethionine ribosyltransferase-isomerase QueA: MKLSHFHFELPDNLLAEYPAENRDESKLMVIHRETGKIEHKMFKDLINYFDEGDVMVLNNTKVFPARLYGNKEKTGARIEVFLLRELNEEQRLWDVLVDPARKIRIGNKLYFGEDETLVAEVIDNTTSRGRTLRFLYDGSYIDFRRKLRELGQTPLPKYIKRDVEPEDEERYQTIYAKHEGAVAAPTAGLHFSKHLLKRLEIKGVDFAEVTLHVGLGTFNPVEVEDLSKHKMDSEELVIDEKATEIVNNAKLKKKRICAVGTTVMRGLESAVSSEHTLNTFDGWTNKFIFPPYDFSIANCMVTNFHLPKSTLLMMVSAFVGHDLMKKAYKEAILEQYKFYSYGDAMLII, translated from the coding sequence ATGAAACTATCGCACTTCCATTTTGAATTACCTGATAATTTATTGGCCGAATACCCAGCTGAGAATAGGGATGAGTCCAAGTTAATGGTCATTCACCGAGAAACCGGAAAAATAGAACATAAAATGTTCAAAGACCTTATCAATTATTTTGATGAAGGCGATGTAATGGTTTTGAACAATACTAAGGTTTTTCCTGCCCGCTTATACGGTAATAAGGAAAAGACCGGGGCAAGGATCGAAGTGTTTTTGTTGAGGGAATTAAATGAGGAACAACGCCTTTGGGATGTTCTTGTTGATCCTGCACGTAAAATACGTATCGGAAACAAATTGTATTTTGGTGAAGACGAAACCTTGGTAGCGGAAGTTATAGATAACACCACGTCAAGAGGAAGAACCTTGCGTTTTCTTTATGATGGTTCATATATCGATTTTAGAAGAAAACTTCGTGAGCTTGGTCAAACACCATTGCCAAAATATATAAAGAGAGACGTAGAGCCGGAAGATGAGGAGCGTTACCAAACCATTTATGCAAAGCATGAAGGAGCGGTTGCGGCACCAACAGCAGGGCTTCACTTTTCAAAGCATTTGCTGAAACGCCTTGAGATCAAAGGAGTTGATTTTGCCGAGGTAACTTTACATGTAGGTTTGGGTACCTTCAACCCTGTTGAGGTAGAAGATTTGTCCAAGCATAAAATGGACAGTGAAGAACTGGTCATAGATGAAAAGGCTACGGAAATTGTCAATAATGCCAAGTTGAAGAAAAAACGCATCTGTGCCGTAGGTACTACCGTTATGCGCGGACTTGAAAGTGCCGTTTCTTCTGAGCATACCCTGAATACTTTTGATGGATGGACGAATAAATTTATCTTCCCTCCTTACGATTTCAGTATTGCCAACTGTATGGTGACCAATTTTCACTTACCTAAATCAACTTTGTTGATGATGGTGTCTGCCTTTGTTGGTCATGATTTGATGAAAAAAGCTTATAAGGAAGCCATTTTAGAGCAGTACAAGTTCTATTCATATGGTGATGCCATGCTAATAATCTAA
- a CDS encoding 3-phosphoshikimate 1-carboxyvinyltransferase, translating into MKLHLSAPSNQLLRNNIQITGSKSESNRSLLLQALYPNISIDNLSNSDDAEVMQKGLKIGNGVVDIHHAGTAMRFLTGFFASQEGKQVTLTGSKRMTERPVKVLVEALRHLGAEISYGKNEGYPPILIKGKKLEKSQVSLPANISSQYISSLLLIAPSLENGLELELVGKITSVPYIKMTLALLSQIGVENSFEGNTIKVSPKAKVGPVNLVVESDWSSASYYYSIVALSEVGSEICLSAYKDNSLQGDSVLQELYTEFGVETRFEGNTLVLRKVGAPKGQTVQFDLGNAPDIAQTIAVTCFGLGMGCHLTGLHTLKIKETDRLEALHTELSKLGADISVTDKDLTLGLSGTMKAEVAIDTYNDHRMAMAFAPLAMKIPLYVNDAEVVSKSYPDFWKDLEKLTFLVDEV; encoded by the coding sequence TTGAAACTACACCTATCCGCTCCGTCAAACCAATTATTGCGTAACAATATACAGATTACAGGCTCAAAAAGTGAGTCGAATCGGTCTTTGTTGCTGCAGGCCTTGTATCCGAATATCAGCATTGACAATCTTTCGAACTCCGATGATGCAGAGGTGATGCAAAAGGGGTTGAAAATAGGAAATGGGGTAGTGGATATTCACCATGCGGGTACCGCTATGCGTTTTCTTACCGGATTTTTTGCCTCACAAGAGGGTAAACAGGTAACGCTCACCGGCTCAAAACGTATGACCGAAAGACCGGTCAAGGTGCTTGTTGAGGCCTTGCGGCATTTAGGAGCGGAGATTTCATATGGAAAAAATGAGGGCTATCCCCCGATTTTGATCAAGGGAAAGAAACTGGAGAAAAGTCAAGTGAGCCTTCCTGCCAATATCAGTAGCCAGTATATCTCTTCCTTGTTATTGATTGCGCCCAGTCTTGAAAACGGACTCGAATTGGAGTTGGTCGGTAAGATTACTTCAGTACCCTATATAAAAATGACCCTGGCCCTTTTGTCTCAGATAGGGGTGGAAAACTCTTTCGAGGGCAATACTATAAAAGTGTCGCCCAAAGCAAAGGTAGGTCCTGTTAATTTGGTGGTGGAATCCGATTGGAGCTCTGCCTCTTACTATTATAGCATTGTTGCCTTGAGCGAGGTCGGTAGTGAAATCTGCTTGTCTGCCTATAAAGATAATAGTCTACAGGGAGATAGTGTTCTTCAGGAATTGTATACCGAATTTGGTGTGGAGACCCGTTTTGAAGGGAACACCCTTGTCTTAAGGAAAGTTGGGGCCCCAAAGGGACAAACGGTACAGTTTGATTTGGGCAACGCACCCGATATAGCGCAAACCATTGCCGTTACGTGTTTCGGACTCGGAATGGGTTGCCACTTGACCGGCTTGCATACCTTAAAGATCAAGGAGACCGATCGCTTGGAAGCTTTGCATACCGAACTGTCGAAACTGGGTGCCGATATTTCCGTAACGGACAAGGACTTGACCCTGGGGCTCTCGGGAACCATGAAGGCCGAAGTGGCCATAGATACGTATAATGACCACAGAATGGCCATGGCTTTTGCTCCCTTGGCCATGAAAATACCGCTGTATGTGAACGACGCCGAGGTGGTTTCAAAATCATATCCTGATTTTTGGAAAGATCTTGAAAAATTGACTTTCTTGGTTGATGAGGTGTAA
- a CDS encoding nucleotide pyrophosphohydrolase, translating to MELQTAQERVDKWIKEHGVRYFNELTNMAQLTEEVGEVARIIARRYGEQSEKESDKNKDLGEELADVLFVTLCLANQTGVDLQKAFDKKLDLKTKRDHDRHHNNEKLK from the coding sequence ATGGAACTTCAGACAGCACAGGAAAGAGTAGATAAGTGGATCAAAGAACACGGGGTGCGTTATTTTAACGAATTGACCAATATGGCACAGCTTACCGAGGAAGTAGGCGAGGTCGCCCGTATTATTGCCCGCAGGTATGGCGAACAAAGTGAAAAAGAGTCGGACAAGAACAAAGACCTTGGTGAAGAATTGGCCGACGTTCTTTTTGTAACCCTCTGTTTGGCCAATCAAACCGGGGTGGATCTTCAAAAGGCTTTTGATAAAAAGCTCGATTTGAAAACAAAACGAGATCATGACCGTCATCACAACAATGAAAAGCTCAAATAG
- a CDS encoding DUF3857 domain-containing protein, whose translation MIQTRTTLFWVLLTVVFSVNAQNFKFGKVSEQELKETFNPKDSTAAATVLYRSKNIRFDYTKGIGFKVITDVFERIKIYNKAGFDYATISQTLYKDDSDVESISGLKAYTYNLVNGKVEKSKMEKSAVFTTELSKYRKEGKFTLPNIKEGSVIEYQYRITSPFFYSVDEIVLQYDIPIKRQEISFATPEYFNFKPFIKGYLTVAPKYSSKSGSINLTGSIRSTPGGVAPTTTKYINQNIDYKINSTDYNMSDVPALKEEPFVNDMNNYRSAVKYELQYIKFPEQMQKNYTTTWEDVIKNIYKSSDFGGQLTSNKYFDEDLVVLKKSTSSSIDLMAAIFFHVQNRMTWNNIYGYSVDKGVKRAYKERSGNVADINLMLTAMLQEAGLNAKPVLVSTRGHGIPLFPTMEGFNYVIASVEIDGEMILLDATNKYTSPNLLPTRALNWFGKKIEKDGSSVSINLLPSQLSLENVQMNVKLDENGEVKGKFRSTGHYYNAYLFRNTYGSSNEDDYLEKLENRNNGIEISNYLIKNKKGNGKSVQESYEFVLDKQADVVGDKIYFSPLFHLVEAENPFKQEERKYPIDLMFPKRDKYLVIISIPDDYEVISKPADMNIGMMDNMGSFQYKILSGGRQLQLMIDLKLNQAVIGSEHYSSLKEFFKNVVEKQTEKVVLSKITTNGTSDSTGKSR comes from the coding sequence ATGATACAGACTAGAACAACTCTTTTTTGGGTTCTTTTAACCGTGGTGTTTTCGGTAAATGCCCAAAATTTTAAATTCGGAAAAGTTTCTGAGCAAGAGTTAAAAGAAACCTTTAATCCCAAAGATTCCACTGCTGCTGCCACGGTTTTGTACAGGAGTAAGAACATCAGGTTCGATTATACTAAAGGCATTGGATTTAAAGTAATAACCGATGTCTTTGAACGCATTAAAATATATAATAAGGCGGGGTTTGATTATGCCACCATTTCACAAACGCTATATAAGGACGATAGTGATGTGGAGTCCATTTCTGGGTTAAAGGCATATACCTATAATTTGGTGAACGGGAAGGTTGAAAAAAGTAAAATGGAAAAATCCGCCGTGTTTACGACTGAACTGAGTAAGTACCGAAAGGAAGGGAAATTTACCCTTCCGAATATAAAAGAAGGTTCTGTTATCGAATATCAATATAGGATTACGTCTCCATTTTTCTATTCTGTAGATGAAATTGTATTACAATATGATATTCCGATAAAAAGACAAGAAATAAGTTTTGCCACACCGGAATATTTCAATTTTAAACCCTTTATCAAAGGGTATTTAACCGTAGCTCCCAAGTACAGCTCAAAATCTGGCAGTATTAATTTAACTGGTTCAATAAGATCTACCCCAGGAGGGGTTGCTCCGACTACTACAAAATACATAAATCAAAATATTGATTATAAGATAAATAGTACGGATTATAATATGAGCGACGTGCCGGCTTTAAAGGAAGAGCCTTTCGTAAACGATATGAATAATTATAGAAGTGCCGTTAAATATGAGCTTCAGTATATAAAGTTTCCTGAGCAAATGCAGAAAAACTACACGACTACTTGGGAGGATGTAATTAAAAATATATATAAGAGTAGTGATTTTGGCGGGCAATTAACCTCAAACAAATATTTTGATGAGGATCTCGTAGTCTTAAAGAAAAGTACATCATCTTCAATTGATTTGATGGCAGCTATATTCTTCCATGTACAAAACCGTATGACTTGGAACAATATTTATGGTTACTCTGTAGATAAGGGGGTGAAAAGAGCCTATAAAGAACGTTCTGGTAATGTAGCCGATATCAATCTTATGTTAACGGCTATGTTGCAAGAGGCCGGCTTGAACGCCAAGCCTGTTTTGGTGAGTACAAGAGGGCACGGTATTCCTTTGTTTCCGACTATGGAAGGATTCAATTATGTGATAGCTTCTGTTGAAATTGACGGAGAAATGATATTGCTAGATGCCACCAATAAATATACCAGTCCTAATTTATTGCCGACAAGGGCGTTGAATTGGTTTGGTAAGAAAATCGAAAAAGATGGCTCTTCAGTTTCAATAAATCTTTTGCCCAGTCAACTTTCACTAGAGAACGTGCAAATGAACGTTAAGCTAGATGAAAATGGCGAGGTGAAAGGTAAATTTAGGAGTACGGGTCATTACTATAACGCTTATTTGTTTAGGAATACGTACGGCAGTAGCAACGAAGACGACTATCTGGAAAAACTGGAAAACCGAAACAACGGTATTGAAATTTCAAACTATCTAATTAAAAATAAGAAAGGTAATGGTAAGTCTGTACAAGAGAGCTATGAGTTTGTTTTGGATAAACAGGCAGATGTAGTTGGGGATAAGATTTATTTTTCCCCCTTGTTTCACCTGGTAGAGGCTGAAAATCCTTTCAAACAGGAAGAGAGAAAATACCCTATAGATTTGATGTTTCCCAAGAGAGATAAATATTTGGTGATTATTTCTATTCCAGATGATTATGAAGTAATATCAAAACCAGCAGACATGAATATTGGTATGATGGATAATATGGGAAGCTTTCAATATAAAATTTTGAGTGGTGGCCGGCAGTTACAACTCATGATAGATCTTAAATTAAATCAAGCGGTTATAGGGTCTGAACACTATTCTTCTTTAAAAGAATTCTTTAAAAATGTTGTTGAAAAACAAACAGAAAAAGTAGTTTTATCCAAAATTACTACCAATGGAACTTCAGACAGCACAGGAAAGAGTAGATAA
- a CDS encoding DUF3857 domain-containing protein produces MRLPLLFPLLFISFFLNAQDSNYPALFLNEDLTEMANAVVRLDRMDIHIFSSKKMTVKSKQVVTVLNRAGDQHARTALGYDGSKNIKNLNVVVYDAAGRQIEKIKKKDFRDVNIVDGFSLYNDYRKLYYNYTPINYPYTVEFNYEYETSDTGAIPSWYFLGGFFASVEKSFYSITYAEPSLRPIIHEKNLENFKFEKNETNNSISYLANNIPAVKRESMSPSFKRITPSLMTRIKNFHYKGFDGSVDNWAELGSWVGNKLLSGRDELSPETIAKAKALVAGVEDNLEKAKIIYKYVQENTRYVSVQIGIGGLQPIAAVEVDRVKYGDCKGLSNYTGALLKAVGVTAYYAVVEAGNDKVDFEDDFADLAQGNHVILCIPYNDKYYWLDCTSQILPFGYIGSFTDDRKVMVVKPDGGEIITTTAYVNEDNYQSIIATYELKPDGSISGQTEVVTKGSKYNSHFRLEEETEVEIVRQIKNRWSSINNLTVVNYHFENNKKDVVFNENISFSATNYASTSGERIFFIANAFNNRNIIPDRYRNRKLPFEIQRGYLEEDNSTIRLPEGYVVETLPSTKKIENEFGVYTVNFERNEESNTVNYERRFFLKKGLYPKEKYKDYRDFRKEVASIDNAPIVLLKE; encoded by the coding sequence ATGCGATTACCGCTTTTATTTCCATTACTTTTCATAAGTTTCTTTTTAAATGCCCAAGACTCAAACTATCCAGCTCTTTTTCTAAACGAGGATTTGACCGAAATGGCCAATGCAGTGGTACGCTTGGATAGGATGGATATTCACATTTTTTCTTCAAAAAAAATGACGGTTAAGAGCAAACAAGTGGTTACCGTTCTGAACCGGGCAGGAGACCAACACGCTAGGACCGCCTTGGGGTATGATGGTTCAAAAAACATAAAGAATCTTAATGTTGTTGTTTATGATGCGGCAGGGAGGCAAATAGAAAAAATTAAAAAGAAGGATTTTAGGGATGTAAACATAGTGGATGGTTTTTCGCTTTATAACGATTACCGTAAGCTGTACTACAATTATACCCCTATTAATTATCCTTACACGGTTGAGTTTAACTATGAATATGAAACATCTGATACCGGAGCAATCCCTTCTTGGTATTTTTTGGGAGGATTCTTTGCAAGTGTAGAGAAGAGCTTTTATTCCATTACCTATGCAGAGCCAAGTCTAAGGCCGATAATCCATGAGAAAAATTTGGAGAATTTCAAATTTGAAAAAAATGAAACAAACAACTCAATAAGCTACTTGGCGAATAATATCCCTGCTGTAAAGAGGGAAAGTATGAGTCCTTCGTTCAAAAGAATCACTCCGAGTTTGATGACTAGAATCAAGAATTTTCATTATAAAGGATTTGATGGTTCTGTAGACAATTGGGCCGAACTTGGTTCTTGGGTAGGCAATAAACTTTTATCGGGGAGAGATGAGCTTAGCCCGGAAACTATCGCAAAAGCCAAAGCTTTAGTGGCGGGGGTGGAAGATAATCTTGAAAAAGCAAAGATTATTTATAAATACGTTCAGGAAAATACTAGGTACGTAAGTGTGCAAATAGGTATTGGTGGACTGCAGCCTATTGCGGCCGTAGAGGTAGACCGTGTAAAGTATGGCGATTGTAAAGGTCTTTCGAACTATACCGGGGCATTGTTAAAAGCAGTAGGGGTAACAGCTTACTATGCCGTGGTTGAGGCAGGAAACGATAAAGTTGATTTTGAAGATGACTTCGCCGATTTGGCACAGGGGAACCATGTAATTCTATGTATACCCTATAACGACAAGTATTATTGGTTGGACTGTACGTCACAAATTCTTCCATTTGGGTATATCGGTAGTTTTACGGATGATAGAAAAGTTATGGTCGTAAAGCCGGATGGAGGTGAAATTATAACTACAACGGCCTATGTAAATGAAGATAATTACCAATCCATTATAGCAACATATGAATTAAAACCTGATGGTAGTATATCTGGGCAAACTGAGGTTGTGACTAAAGGAAGCAAATACAATAGTCATTTTAGATTAGAGGAAGAAACCGAAGTGGAAATTGTAAGACAAATTAAAAATAGGTGGAGTTCCATAAATAACCTTACTGTTGTCAATTATCATTTTGAAAACAATAAAAAGGATGTGGTCTTTAATGAGAACATATCTTTTAGTGCAACAAATTATGCTTCTACAAGTGGGGAAAGAATTTTTTTTATAGCCAATGCTTTCAATAATAGAAATATTATTCCAGACCGCTATCGGAACAGAAAATTGCCTTTTGAAATTCAGCGTGGATATTTAGAGGAGGATAATTCAACAATCAGGCTTCCGGAAGGATATGTGGTAGAGACGCTGCCAAGTACAAAGAAAATTGAAAATGAATTTGGGGTATATACCGTAAATTTTGAACGCAATGAAGAAAGTAATACCGTCAATTATGAACGACGCTTTTTTTTGAAAAAAGGTTTATACCCTAAGGAAAAATATAAAGATTATCGTGATTTTAGAAAGGAAGTAGCGAGTATAGATAACGCACCAATCGTACTTCTTAAAGAATAG
- the dtd gene encoding D-aminoacyl-tRNA deacylase: MRAIIQRVSRASVRVDGQIISEIRNGLLILLGIEDADGQEDIEWLSRKIVNLRIFNDANGVMNESLKAVGGDAIVVSQFTLHAATKKGNRPSYIKASKPDVAIPLYEKFVQQMEVDLGKKIGTGIFGADMKVDLLNDGPVTIAIDTKNKE; this comes from the coding sequence ATGCGAGCCATTATTCAAAGAGTGTCAAGGGCCAGTGTAAGGGTAGACGGCCAAATAATATCAGAAATACGGAACGGACTTTTGATCTTACTGGGCATTGAAGATGCCGACGGGCAAGAGGATATTGAATGGTTGTCACGTAAAATCGTGAACCTTAGAATTTTTAACGATGCCAATGGTGTCATGAACGAGTCGCTCAAAGCTGTAGGGGGCGATGCCATTGTGGTCAGTCAGTTTACCTTGCATGCCGCTACTAAAAAAGGCAATAGGCCATCTTATATCAAAGCTTCCAAACCCGATGTGGCGATTCCCTTATACGAAAAGTTCGTGCAGCAAATGGAGGTCGATTTGGGCAAAAAAATAGGTACGGGAATTTTTGGCGCCGATATGAAGGTCGACTTGCTCAATGATGGTCCGGTTACCATTGCAATAGATACAAAAAACAAGGAATAA